The Fructilactobacillus myrtifloralis genome contains a region encoding:
- a CDS encoding F0F1 ATP synthase subunit gamma: MAESMNEVKHRIASTKNTRQITEAMQMVQTVKLNQIQGQTATYNEYVAKVKAVVMHLAQSHLLDSQQPSNDQAHAKKGPTAYLVITSDRGMVGSYNSNVLRGTNRFIAEHTPNVDDYVILAVGGTGADFYKKNQANVAYEYRGVSDIPTYQEVKGIVKTITQMYNDHLFSELYVCYNHFVNRVRSDFRTEKLLPMDRESIRQSMDGATGAGSSIQTETLTAEYEVEPSEQEVLHAILPQYAESLVYGAILDAKTAEHSSSSMAMKAATDNADDLISSLELKYNRARQAAITTEITEITGGQEALNH; this comes from the coding sequence ATGGCTGAATCAATGAATGAAGTCAAGCACCGCATTGCCTCCACCAAAAATACCCGCCAAATTACGGAAGCCATGCAAATGGTTCAAACCGTTAAACTGAATCAAATTCAGGGCCAAACGGCAACTTATAATGAATACGTTGCGAAGGTGAAGGCGGTCGTAATGCACTTGGCTCAATCACACTTATTAGATAGCCAGCAGCCTTCAAATGATCAAGCCCATGCCAAAAAAGGGCCGACGGCTTACCTCGTAATCACGTCTGACCGTGGAATGGTCGGAAGCTATAACAGTAATGTTTTGCGGGGGACTAACCGGTTTATCGCAGAGCATACTCCGAACGTTGATGACTACGTGATCCTTGCAGTTGGAGGCACGGGCGCTGATTTTTATAAAAAGAACCAAGCGAACGTGGCGTATGAGTACCGCGGGGTTTCCGATATTCCGACGTACCAAGAAGTGAAGGGAATTGTGAAGACCATTACCCAGATGTACAACGATCACTTGTTTAGTGAACTGTACGTCTGCTACAACCACTTTGTGAACCGGGTTCGTTCCGACTTTCGGACGGAAAAATTGTTACCGATGGATCGGGAATCAATTCGCCAGAGTATGGATGGGGCGACCGGAGCAGGATCGAGTATCCAAACGGAAACCCTGACGGCAGAATACGAAGTGGAACCATCTGAACAGGAAGTGCTCCATGCCATTTTGCCTCAGTATGCAGAAAGTTTGGTGTACGGAGCAATCTTGGATGCCAAGACGGCAGAGCATTCGTCTAGTTCAATGGCGATGAAAGCAGCAACTGACAATGCTGATGATTTAATTTCTTCGTTGGAATTAAAA
- the atpA gene encoding F0F1 ATP synthase subunit alpha, translating to MSIKAEEISALIKKQLEGYQDELTVAETGIVTYIGDGVARTYGLDNALSGELVEFQNGIYGMIQNLESNNVGIVILGDYTGIREGDSVKRTGRIMEVPVGDAMVGRVVNSLGQPIDGNGKIETDTEMPIEHKAPGIMDRKSVDEPLQTGIKAIDALVPIGRGQRELIIGDRKTGKTSIAIDTILNQKDQNMICIYVAIGQKDSTVMQQVETLRKFGAMDYTIVVTAGPSEPAPLLYIAPYSGATMGEFFMNKGQHVLIVYDDLTKQANAYRELSLILRRPPGREAYPGDIFYTHSRLLERAAKLSDKLGGGSMTALPIVETQAGDVSAYIPTNVISITDGQIFLNADMFYSGDRPAIDAGTSVSRVGGDAQISAMKKVAGTLRIDLASYHELESFAQFGSDLDDATKAKLDRGARTVEVLKQKLHDPLPVEKQVIILYALTHGYLDKIAVDDVLRFQNELFNYFDDQHQDLLQHIKETGKLPDEQQLTTAISEFAKLFTPTAEQTSNQQQA from the coding sequence ATGAGCATTAAGGCTGAAGAAATCAGCGCTCTAATTAAAAAACAATTAGAAGGCTATCAAGATGAGCTCACGGTGGCAGAAACCGGAATCGTTACCTACATTGGTGACGGAGTGGCTCGGACCTATGGGCTTGATAATGCCTTATCCGGTGAACTGGTTGAATTCCAAAACGGAATCTACGGAATGATTCAAAACTTGGAAAGCAACAACGTCGGAATCGTGATTCTCGGGGACTATACCGGGATTCGTGAAGGTGATTCCGTCAAAAGAACCGGCCGCATCATGGAAGTTCCCGTTGGTGACGCAATGGTAGGTCGAGTGGTTAACTCACTTGGTCAACCAATTGATGGAAACGGCAAGATTGAGACGGATACCGAAATGCCGATCGAACACAAGGCACCCGGCATCATGGATCGAAAATCAGTTGATGAACCACTCCAAACGGGGATTAAAGCCATTGATGCATTAGTTCCAATCGGACGGGGGCAACGGGAATTAATCATTGGGGACCGGAAAACCGGGAAAACCTCCATTGCCATTGATACAATTTTGAACCAAAAGGATCAAAATATGATCTGTATCTACGTTGCAATTGGGCAAAAGGATTCCACGGTGATGCAACAGGTTGAAACGCTGCGGAAGTTTGGCGCCATGGACTACACAATCGTAGTTACGGCCGGTCCTTCTGAACCAGCTCCGTTGCTCTACATTGCCCCGTATTCCGGTGCAACGATGGGTGAATTCTTCATGAACAAGGGACAGCACGTGTTAATCGTCTACGATGATTTAACGAAGCAAGCGAACGCTTACCGTGAACTCTCCTTGATTCTGAGACGTCCGCCTGGCCGGGAAGCTTATCCTGGGGATATTTTCTACACCCACTCCCGGTTGTTGGAACGGGCTGCTAAACTCAGTGATAAATTAGGTGGCGGTTCGATGACGGCCTTGCCAATCGTTGAAACCCAAGCCGGGGACGTTTCGGCCTACATTCCGACCAACGTAATTTCCATTACCGATGGACAAATCTTCTTGAACGCCGACATGTTCTACTCGGGTGATCGACCAGCCATTGATGCCGGAACGTCGGTTTCACGGGTTGGTGGAGATGCCCAAATCTCGGCCATGAAGAAGGTGGCCGGAACCCTCCGGATTGATTTGGCTTCTTACCATGAATTGGAATCCTTTGCGCAATTTGGTTCTGATTTGGATGATGCCACGAAGGCCAAGTTGGATCGGGGAGCTCGGACGGTGGAAGTTTTGAAGCAAAAACTTCACGATCCGCTTCCCGTTGAAAAACAAGTTATCATTTTGTACGCGTTGACGCACGGTTATTTGGATAAAATTGCCGTTGATGACGTTTTACGGTTCCAAAATGAGCTCTTTAATTACTTTGATGATCAGCACCAAGACTTGTTGCAACACATCAAGGAAACTGGAAAGTTACCTGATGAGCAACAACTCACCACTGCCATTAGTGAATTTGCTAAGCTATTTACTCCGACAGCGGAACAAACGTCGAACCAACAGCAAGCTTAA